In a single window of the Raphanus sativus cultivar WK10039 chromosome 9, ASM80110v3, whole genome shotgun sequence genome:
- the LOC108825205 gene encoding glutathione S-transferase T3-like — protein sequence MDPKYLQTQSSSYVGLLHSQQGSVFHENFPYESFHSSVNFGESEIPAFSSQQSQETPLDRAVRRKWTPADDAVLISAWLNTSKDPIIGNDQKSGTFWQRVVDYYAASPHGVEEGEKREPQQCRKRWGRINEQVNKFCGAFSAAERQHASGENDCDVLKNAHDIFYSDHDHKFTLEHAWCVLRHEQKWRCLNPPKATGGSKRKNVAETSSTNAPDTNAPETNVGETETRPEGIKAAKARRNGGKGKSVAEYASIWAMRKEDLEKKETLSKLAILDTLCAKKEPLTEAEEVVKNKLLVKYF from the coding sequence ATGGATCCAAAATATCTTCAAACTCAGTCCTCTAGTTACGTAGGACTGCTTCACAGTCAACAAGGAAGTGTATTCCATGAAAACTTTCCTTATGAAAGTTTTCATTCTAGTGTTAACTTTGGAGAATCAGAAATCCCAGCGTTTAGCTCACAACAATCTCAAGAGACACCACTGGACCGTGCTGTTCGTCGCAAATGGACACCAGCTGATGACGCGGTCCTTATAAGTGCGTGGCTTAACACTTCCAAGGATCCGATAATTGGAAACGACCAGAAGTCGGGGACGTTTTGGCAGAGGGTTGTGGACTATTACGCAGCAAGTCCTCATGGAGTAGAGGAAGGTGAAAAGAGAGAGCCTCAACAATGCAGGAAAAGATGGGGCAGAATCAATGAGCAGGTCAACAAATTCTGTGGGGCGTTTTCTGCAGCAGAGAGACAACACGCAAGTGGTGAGAATGATTGTGATGTTCTAAAGAACGCTCATGACATCTTCTACTCTGATCATGACCACAAGTTTACCCTTGAGCATGCGTGGTGTGTGCTTAGGCATGAACAGAAGTGGCGTTGCCTTAACCCTCCTAAAGCTACTGGCGGTTCAAAGAGGAAAAATGTTGCAGAAACTTCAAGCACCAATGCTCCAGACACCAATGCTCCAGAAACCAATGTTGGAGAAACTGAGACCCGGCCTGAAGGTATCAAGGCTGCTAAGGCAAGAAGGAATGGTGGGAAAGGGAAGTCCGTGGCTGAGTATGCGAGTATTTGGGCAATGAGAAAGGAGGatttggagaagaaggagaCACTGTCAAAGCTGGCTATACTGGACACTCTCTGTGCCAAGAAAGAACCATTAACTGAGGCGGAGGAAGTGGTTAAGAATAAGCTTCTTGTCAAGTATTTCTGA